In the genome of Nakamurella alba, the window TCCTGGCCCACCTGATGATCGGCAGCGAGGGCACACTCGGTTTCGTGGCCTCCGCCGTGCTGCGCACCGTCCCGATCCGCCCGCACACCGCGAGCGGGCTGCTCTACTTCGACGACCTGGCCGCCGCGACAGCCGCACTGCCGGCGCTGGTCTCGACCTCCCCCGCCACCATCGAGCTGCTCGACGCCACCTCGCTGCGGGTCGGCAAGCGGGACCCGGATGCCCCCGAGGTGCTCAAGGCCATGCAGGTCGACCGGCACGCCGCGCTGCTGGTGGAGTACCAGGGCCTGGTGCCGGAGGAGCTGGCGGAGCTCACCGCGTCGGCGGCCCCGGTGCTGGGAGACCTGCCGCTGAGCCTGCCCGCCGACCTCACCGCCGACCCGGTGATCCGTGGGCAGCTCTGGCACGTCCGGAAGGGTCTGTACGCCACCGTCTCCGGCGCGCGACCGTCCGGGTCGACGGCGCTGCTGGAGGACATCGTGGTCCCGGTGCCGGCGCTGCTGCCGACCTGCACCGAGCTCATCGGGCTCTTCGACAAGCACGCCTACACCGACAGTGTCATCTTCGGCCACGCCAAGGACGGCAACATCCACTTCATGATCACCGAGAAGCTCGGTGACACCACCTCGGAGGACCGGCTCACCGCCTTCACCGAGGACATGGTGGAGGTGGTGCTCGGCCACGGCGGATCGCTGAAGGCCGAGCACGGCACCGGCCGGATGATGGCCTCCTACGTGCGCCGGCAGTACGGCGACGAGCTGTACGAGGTGATGCGGGAGGTCAAGCGGCTCTTCGATCCTCGGGGTCTGCTGAGCCCCGGGGTGATCATCACCGACGACCCGGGCGCCCACGTGCGGCATCTGAAGACGACACCCACCGTCGAGTCCGAGGTGGACCGCTGCGTGGAGTGCGGGTTCTGCGAGCCGGTGTGCCCGTCCCGGGACCTGACCACCACCCCGCGGCAGCGCATCGTGCTCCGCCGCGAGCGCGAGCGGGCCGCCGCGGCCGGGGATCTCGAGCTGGTCGCGGCCATCGACGAGCAGTACCGCTACGACGGGGTGCAGACCTGCGCGGTGGACGGCATGTGCCAGACCGCGTGCCCGGTGCTGATCAACACCGGGGACCTGGTGAAGCACCTGCGGCGGGACACCGCGGCAGAGCCGCTGCAGATCGGCTGGAAGCAGGCGGCCAAGGGCTGGAAGGCCGGCAGTGCCCTCGCCGCCACCGCTCTCGACGTCGCGCACAAGGTGCCGGCGCTGGCCGAGCTGGCGACCTCGGTGGGCCGCCGGTTCGTCGACCCCGACGTGCTGCCGCAGTACGGCCGGGACCTGCCGGCCGGCGGCCGGGCCCGCTGGCAGCCGTCGTCCGCGTCGCACCCGGATGCGAAGGCCGTTTTCGTCAGCGCCTGCGTGGGCCGGATGTTCGGTCCGGCGGAGAACGGGGCCGGCGCGACCGGTGACGGCGTCGGCACCGCGATGGCCAGACTGGCCGTCCGGGCCGGGGTGATCCTCACCGTGCCGCCGGAGATCGGCTCGCTCTGCTGCGGAACACCTTGGAAGTCCAAGGGTCTCGCCGACGGCTACGCCGAGATGACGGACCGGGTGCTGCCTGCGCTGTGGGCGGCGACCCGGCAGGGCGAGCTGCCGGTGGTCTGTGATGCATCCTCCTGCACCGAGGGTTTCCACCAGATGCTGGAGTCGGCGCAGGAGGCCGGCGACCCGCGGGCCGCCCGGATCCGGACGGTGGACGCCGTGCAGTTCGTCCGGGACGAGATCCTGCCGAGGCTCACCGTGCACCGCCGGAAGGCGGACCTGGCCCTGCACCCGACCTGCTCGTCCACCCGGATGGGTCTGGACCCCGCGCTGCGCGAGGTCGCCGCAGCCGTGGCCGACCGGGTCGATGTGCCGGCCGCCTGGGGCTGCTGCGCCTTCGCCGGCGACCGCGGTCTGCTGCACCCGGAGCTCACCGCCAGCGCCACCGCGCCCGAGGCCGCGGAGATCGCGGCCGGGTCGCACGATGCGCACGCCTCCTGCAACCGGACCTGCGAACTCGGCATGACCCGGGCCACCGGTCACCCCTACCGGCACGTGCTGGAGCTGCTGGACTGGGCCACCGCCTGATCCGGGCAGGCGACGTCACCCGATCCGGGCATTTTCCGGGCAACCGACCGTCCGGGTCCGGGCAGGTCGCCCGCGGGCCGGGTCGGACCCGATCGCCCGATCCGGTCGCCGGCCCGGGACGCCCGGTTTCGGAACCGATTCCGGTTTCGGTGCGAAGCCGTTGGCAGTACGCCGATCTCACCGGTGGACACCGGATGGACCAGCACCGACGAGGTCATGATCGTCTGGTGACCGAACCGTGATGTCCCGTCGTTGTCCCGCCACTTGACAACGCTGTCAATGCTGGAGCACTCTGGTGGCACGCCCCGCTCCGGGGTGACCGCAGTCACAGGATGCCAGCAGTTCCGGCGAGTGACAACGCTGTCACCGAGAGTGCGGGGTGACGGCGGCGCTGCCTTCCTGGCGGCGCCGTCCCTCCGGCCGCCCGGTCGGGCGGACCGACCTGTGGACAGGAGGGCACCGATGCTCATCGCCACGCCCAACCTGTGCCTGGACGTCACCGTCCGCATCCCGCAGCTGGTCCCCGGCGGCATCCACCGGGCCACCTCCACCACGACCACCGCCGGCGGCAAGGGCGTCAACGTCTCCCGTGCCGCCCGGGCGCTGTCCGGCGTGGAGGCCGCCACCCCGGTACTCATGGGCTTCCTGCCGGTGGACGACGGCGACCGTTTCGCCCGGCTCTACCAGGCCGAGGAGTCCGGCCGGCTGCTGCCGGTCGCGGTGCCGGGCGTCATGCGGCTGGCCACGATCCTGCTGCCGGCCGACGGACCGGTCACCGTGATCAACGGTCGCGGACCGGACATCGACCCGGCCACCTGGTCCCGCTTCTGCTCCAAGCTGGCCCGCGCGCTGACCGGCCAGGACGTGCTGCTGTGCTCCGGCTCGCTGCCGCCCGGCGTCCCGGTGGACGGCTATGCCCAACTCGTCCGGTTGGCCCGCTCAGCCGGCGTGCCGGTGCTGGTCGACGCCGCCCCCGCCGTGCTCGAGGCCGCCCTGCCGGCCGGCCCGGACCTGGTGTCCCCCAACCTGTCCGAGGCCGAGGGTCTGCTGGACGGCCGGGTCGACGAGCAGGTGCACGAGGAGGGCGACGACATCCCGGACCGGGCCATCCGGGCCGCGAAGGAGCTGCACGCCCGCGGTGCGCGACGCGCCGTCGTCACCGCCGGTTCCGCCGGCGCGGCGTTGGCCACCGACGACGGCAGCTGGTGGCTGGAGGCCGTCCGGGTGGACGCCGTGAACCCGATCGGTGCTGGTGACTGCTTCGCCGCCGGCGCGGCCCTCGCCCTGACCACCGGCGCCTCCGACGTCGACGTGGTGCGGCGCGGGATGGCCGCCGCCACGGCCTCCGTCGAGCACCCGGTCGCCGGGCGTCTCGATCCCGCCCGTGCCGCAGGACTCTTCGAGCAGATCACCGCGGTGTCCCG includes:
- a CDS encoding FAD-binding and (Fe-S)-binding domain-containing protein — encoded protein: MSTATLPSPSPRLLASLHAAGGTVRDRPLDRLAMAHDASHFLLVPQAVATPADPAEVGRLFAASAAAGVPLTFRSGGTSLSGQAVTDGVLVDTRRNFRGIEVLDGGRRVRVQPGATIRQVNTRLARLGFKLGPDPASENSCTLGGVLANNSSGMACGTVDNAYRTLESMVVVLPSGTVVDTAAADADDRLRALEPDLWQGLSLLRNRIRGNPASVRRITEQFAMKNTMGYGLNSFLDHSSPADILAHLMIGSEGTLGFVASAVLRTVPIRPHTASGLLYFDDLAAATAALPALVSTSPATIELLDATSLRVGKRDPDAPEVLKAMQVDRHAALLVEYQGLVPEELAELTASAAPVLGDLPLSLPADLTADPVIRGQLWHVRKGLYATVSGARPSGSTALLEDIVVPVPALLPTCTELIGLFDKHAYTDSVIFGHAKDGNIHFMITEKLGDTTSEDRLTAFTEDMVEVVLGHGGSLKAEHGTGRMMASYVRRQYGDELYEVMREVKRLFDPRGLLSPGVIITDDPGAHVRHLKTTPTVESEVDRCVECGFCEPVCPSRDLTTTPRQRIVLRRERERAAAAGDLELVAAIDEQYRYDGVQTCAVDGMCQTACPVLINTGDLVKHLRRDTAAEPLQIGWKQAAKGWKAGSALAATALDVAHKVPALAELATSVGRRFVDPDVLPQYGRDLPAGGRARWQPSSASHPDAKAVFVSACVGRMFGPAENGAGATGDGVGTAMARLAVRAGVILTVPPEIGSLCCGTPWKSKGLADGYAEMTDRVLPALWAATRQGELPVVCDASSCTEGFHQMLESAQEAGDPRAARIRTVDAVQFVRDEILPRLTVHRRKADLALHPTCSSTRMGLDPALREVAAAVADRVDVPAAWGCCAFAGDRGLLHPELTASATAPEAAEIAAGSHDAHASCNRTCELGMTRATGHPYRHVLELLDWATA
- a CDS encoding 1-phosphofructokinase family hexose kinase, translated to MLIATPNLCLDVTVRIPQLVPGGIHRATSTTTTAGGKGVNVSRAARALSGVEAATPVLMGFLPVDDGDRFARLYQAEESGRLLPVAVPGVMRLATILLPADGPVTVINGRGPDIDPATWSRFCSKLARALTGQDVLLCSGSLPPGVPVDGYAQLVRLARSAGVPVLVDAAPAVLEAALPAGPDLVSPNLSEAEGLLDGRVDEQVHEEGDDIPDRAIRAAKELHARGARRAVVTAGSAGAALATDDGSWWLEAVRVDAVNPIGAGDCFAAGAALALTTGASDVDVVRRGMAAATASVEHPVAGRLDPARAAGLFEQITAVSR